A stretch of DNA from Chloroflexota bacterium:
GTCCTCCACGGATACCTGGATGGTATACATTTTATCCGCAAGCTCGCGCCAGCGGGCCTTGGTGGACTTGAAGGTCTCCGGGGCGCCCTCCAGCGCGCTCTTGTCGTAGACCTTGGCCCGGATCACCGCGTGCGGGCAGACCAACACGCACTTGCCGCACTGGATACAGAGATCCGGCTCCCAGACCGGCACCTCCAGGCTGATGTTGCGCTTCTCCCATTGGGTGGTCCCGCTGGGCCAGGTGCCGTCGACCGGCATCGAGCTGACCGGCAGCAGGTCGCCTTCGCCGGCGATCATCTTGGCCGTCACCTTCTGCACGAACTCCGGCGCCTCCGGCGGCACCACCGGCGGCATCTCGATGGTGCTGGTCGCCCGCTCGGGCACTTTCACCTCGTGCAGGTGGGCCAGGGCCGCGTCCACGGCCGCGTAGTTCCGGCGCACGATCTCCTCGCCGCGCTTGCCGTAGGTCTTGCGGATCGCCTCCTTGATCTTGGCGATGGCCTCGTCCTGCGGGATGATGCCGCTGATGGCGAAGAAGCAGGTCTGCATGATGGTGTTGATGCGCACGCCCATGCCGGTCTGCTTGGCGACGTCATAGGCGTCGATCACGTAGAACTTCAGCTTCTTGTTGATGATCTGCTCCTGCACCGCCCGAGGCAGGTGGTCCCAGACCTCATCCGGCGGATAGGGCGCGTTCAGCAGGAAGGTGGCGCCCTCTATGGCGTTCTCCAGAACCTTGTACTTCTCCAGGAAGCCGAACTGATGCACGGCGATGAAGTTCGCCTTCTGGATCTGGTACGTGCTGTGAATCGGGCGTGGGCCAAAGCGCAGGTGGGAGATGGTTCGGGCGCCCGATTTCTTGGAGTCGTATACGAAGTATCCCTGGGCGTAGTTGGGGGTTTCCTCGCCGATGATCTTGATGGAGTTCTTGTTGGCGCTCACCGTGCCGTCGGCGCCCAGGCCCCAGAACATGGCTCGCACGACGTCATCCGGCTCGATATCGAAGTTGGGATCGTACTCCAGGCTGGTGTGGGCGACGTCGTCGATGATGCCGACCGTGAAGTGCTTCTTGGGCTGTCCGTTCGCCATCTCGTCGAAGACGCCCTTGATCATGGCCGGCGTGAACTCCTTAGACGACAGGCCGTATCGACCGCCGATGATCTTGGGCATCTCCTTGAAGGGGGCGATGCCCTCCGCCATGCCCTCGTTGGCGGCCGCCACCACGTCGAGGTAGAGGGGCTCACCGGCCGCCCCGGGCTCCTTGGTGCGATCGAGGGTCGCGACGATCTTCACAGTGGGCGGCAGCGCGGCCAGGAAGTGCTTGATGGAGAAGGGGCGGTAGAGCCGTACTTTGACGAGGCCGACCTTCTCGCCCTGGGCGACCAGGTAGTTCACGGTCTCCTCGGCCGCCTCGCACCCGGATCCCATCAGGACGATCACCCGCTCGGCGTCGGGCGCGCCGACGTAATCGAAGAGGTGATACTGTCGCCCCACCAGGTTGGCGAACTTGTCCATGGTCTTCTGCACGATCTCCGGCGTGGCCAGATAGTACGGGTTGATCGTCTCCCGGGCCTGGAAGAAGACGTCCGGGTTCTGCGCCGTGCCGCGGATGAACGGGCGATCCGGGGAGAGGGCTCGCTCGCGATGGGCTCGCACCAGGTCGTCGTCGATCATGGCCCGCATATCGTCCTCGGTCAGCTTCTCCACCTTCATGATCTCGTGGGAGGTACGGAAGCCGTCGAAGACGTGCAGGAAGGGCACCCGGGCCTCCAGCGTGCTGGCCTGGGCGATCAGGGCGAAGTCCATCACCTCTTGCACGGAGTTGGAGAAGAGCATGGCCCAACCCGTCGCGCGGGTTGCCATCACATCGCTGTGATCGCAGAAGATGGAAAGGGCGTGCGTCGCCACGGAGCGGGCGGCGATGTGGAAGACGGTGCTGGTCAGCTCGCCCGCGATCTTGTACATGTTGGGGATCATCAGCAGCAGGCCCTGGCTGGCGGTAAAGGTCGTGGTCAGGGATCCTGCCTGCAGGGCGCCGTGGACCGCGCCGGCGGCGCCGCCCTCGGATTGCATTTCAACAACCAGGGGGATCGTGCCCCAGATATTCTTCTCGCCACGGGCGCTCCAGGCGTCGGCGTGCTCGCCCATGGGTGAGGATGGGGTAATCGGATAAATGGCGATCACTTCATTGGTCTTATGGGCAACATAGGCCGCGGCCTCGTTGCCGTCTATGGTCACCTGGGTACGTGTCATCGCATGGCCTCCTCAACCGAAAAGATCAGAATCTCCCCAGGAATGATAAGCCTAAAATCCCTTCCTTGCACTGATTTTCGTCATGTTGGCCTCTGGGCGGCCCATCCCCAGGGGGCGTGGCAAGGTGTTGTGCCTGTGTGCGCCTTTTCGCCCTCCCCCAGCCCATGACGTTGTCAGCGGAAGCCGGGATGTTTCTTTCGAGGGGCGCAGCCCCTCAAGGCCCCCCAGAGGATACACGACCATGGGACATGGACGTTGGAGTTTTCGCCTCTCTGTGCTATAATAGAAATGTCTACTGCGAACATTTGAGCTAAGAGCGTGTCTGGGAAAGGCTATTGCTTCTGCTATGGGGAGGCCCTCCGGAAAGAACCCTTCTTCCGCCTTCGACCTGCCCGGCCTCGGCCTGGATCCTTCGGAAAGGGCTGAGAAGGGCAGGTGCGGGCCGGGAGAGCGAGTTTTCCGTGGAGGGGAGGTCCCCTCCACGCCTCCCCTTGTGGAGCTGGTGGTCGAAGGAACTCCTCAAGCGCCTTCCCGGTAAGTTTTCAGACACGCTCCAGGATGCTGAGACTCCGATTCGAAGTTGTGGGGTGAGGGGGCGGTGACGGATAGACGAGGCACTTCGCGTCGATCTGTAAGCGCGAGCAGGCGGAGAACGCGAGGCCGCGGCCGCCGAACGCGCCGGGGGATCTCCTGGGGCGCGGTGGCCCGGCTGGCCCTGCGCGGGGAGGTATGGGGCGTCCTTCTGGTCGCCGCCGGGCTTCTCACCCTGATCAGCCTTCCCGGGGCGGATGAGGGGGTGATCACCCGCTGGTGGGTCCACAACCTGCGCTCCGCCTTTGGCGTGGGGGTGTATCTGATCCCCGTCATCTTCGGCGTGGCGGGCTTCCGGCTGGTGGTCGGGGCGGTGGAGGGCGAGCGAGACTGGCAGCAGCCGTTGGGGCTGGCGGTGTTCTTCCTCGCCTTCCTGTCGCTGGCCTACGTCCTCTCCGGGGAGCCAAGCCGTGAGGCGGCCCTGGCGGGGCGGGGTGGCGGGCTCATCGGGTGGAAGATCGGGCAGATGCTGGTGGACGGCATCGGGCTGGTCGCCAGCGCCGCCGTCCTGGTCGTGGTGGGGGTCCTGGCGCTGATTTGGGCCACACATCACACGCTGGAGGAGTTCGCCCGCTGGGTGGTGCCCTTCGTCGAGCAGCTGTGGCAGACCTGGCAGGCTCGACGGGCCGGGGTCGGCCAGGGGGCGCCGTTGCCTTCGGGCAAGCTCCCGTGGCATGTCCGGATGCGCGCCTGGCTGCGGGAGCGTTTCCAGCCCTTCTCGCCGGAGGAAACGTCTGAGGCGATGGCTGCGAAGCCGCCTTCGTCGGGGCGTTCCGCTGTGGCTCCCACGCGCTCGGGGCCACCGCGCCGCGGCGGCCCGCCGTCTGGGGATCTGTTGCAGGGCCGTGTGATCGGCGACGCGGCCGGCCCTCAGGAGTGGCGCCTTCCCTCGATCTCCGAGGTCTTGGACGAGTCGAGCGAGGCGGAGATCAGCCGGGAGGAGATCCGAGAGCGGGCGCGCATCATCGAGGAGACGCTGGCGAGCTTTGGGGTCCCGGTGCGGGTAGTGGAGGCCAACCAGGGCCCGGCGGTGACCCAGTTCGGGGTGCAGCCGGGGTATATCGAGCGCAAGACCAAGGATGGCCGCGTGAAGCAGGTCAAGGTCAAGGTCAGCCGCATCCAGGCGCTGGCCAACGACCTCGCCCTGGCGCTGTCCGCCTCCCCCATTCGCATTGAGGCCCCTGTGCCGGGCCGCCCGATCGTCGGCATCGAGGTCCCGAACGTGCAGACCTCGATGGTGTCCCTGCGCAGCCTGTTGGAGTCGGAGGAGTTCCAATCGCTCTCGGCGCCGCTTCGGATCGCGTTGGGGCGTGACGTGTCCGGCCAGCCCGTGGTGGCCGATCTGGCCTCCATGCCCCACCTGCTCATCGCCGGGGCCACCGGGTCGGGCAAATCCGTCTGCATCAACTCCATCATCGTGACGATGCTGTGCACCCACACCCCGGAGACGCTTCGCTTCCTGATGATCGACCCCAAGATGGTGGAGCTGACCGGGTACAACGGCATCCCGCACCTGATCGCCCCGGTGGTGGTCGACATCGAGCGGGTGGTGAGCGCGCTGCAATGGGCCACCCGTGAGATGGAGCGGCGGTACAAGCTCTTCGCCAAAGCCCGGGCGCGGAACATCGAGGCGTACAATGAGATGCTGCGCGCCCATGGCGAGCCGGTCCTCCCGTACATCCTGGTGGTGATCGACGAGCTGGCCGATCTGATGATGGCCGCGCCGGAGGAGGTGGAGCGGACCATCTGTCGGCTGGCCCAGATGGCGCGAGCGACCGGCATCCACCTCATCATCGCCACGCAGCGTCCCAGCGTGGACGTCGTGACAGGGTTGATCAAGGCGAATTTCCCCGCTCGCATCGCCTTCGCCGTCGTCTCCCAGGTCGATTCCCGGGTGATCCTGGACACCCCGGGCGCCGAGCGTCTGCTGGGCCGCGGCGATATGCTCTTCATGCGTCCCGATTCGTCGAAACTGGAGCGCCTGCAGGGCGCGTATGTGTCGGATCGGGAGCTGGAGCGGCTGGTCCGCTACTGGAAGGGGATGAACACACCTGAGGAGGATCAGACGGGCCTGGTCGGGGTTCGCGGGTTGGCCACGGCGCCCTCCGTGGAGCCGGGGGATGTGGTGCAGCGCCCCTTGTGGGAGGAGATGATCGAGCGGGAGCGCAAGGCGGCCCAGCGCGATGACCTGTATGACAAGGCGGTGGAGGTGGTGCGCGAGGCCGGCCGGGCCTCGGTCTCCCTGCTGCAGCGGCGCCTGCGCATCGGGTATTCGCGCGCCGCGCGCCTGATCGATATGCTGGAGGAGGAGGGGATCATCGGCCCCGATGAGGGTGGCCCTCGGGGGCGCAAGGTGTTGATCCCGCAGGATCCGGATCAGGAGGAAGAGGGCCAGGCGGGGGAGGATGCGCCGGCAGGGGGCGGGGATTCGGAGGTGACGCCGCCTCGTGTGTGGTTCTGAGTCGGGTGTACGATCGTTGGATCGTTTGCCTGGCTCTATTGGATGCGCTATAATGCTTTTGGGCTTCGGTTGAACGTTGTCCCGCTTTATTCCCTCTATTTCCATCTGATCACCATCACCTCGGCGACAGGTGGATTCCCTCAGTTTCCATCGCCACGAAGGCGTCTCTATATCGTGGCTGGTAGATTGTACGACGAGCGAACCGCAAAGCGTAGAAGGAGGTGCCTCTGGCGTGATCTTATCCCGGATTCTGGCGCATAGATCGGGAGTTCGTGGTAGTGCAGCCCCACGTGTGGGCCTGACGATTCGCTGACGAAAGAAGGGAGGTCGGATGATGCAAAAGCGGTTGTTCTCGCTCATGACGGTGCTGGTCGTCTTCTCGCTGCTGATCACCGCCTGTGCCGGCCGCGCCACGCCAACACCGGCTCCGGCGGCTCCTGAGGAGGCGCAGCCGACGCCGAAGACGGAGGAGGCAGCGCCGAAGCCCGCCGAGGCGCCTCTGGGCAGCGAAGAGAATCCGATCCAGATGGTGTGGGTGCCGTCCGGTGACACGCAGAAGATCCTGGCCGGGGCGGAGCAGTTGGACGCGCTGTTGGCCAAGCAGGGGATCTACGTGAAGTCCTCCGTGGCCACCAGCTACGCGGCCGCGATCGAAGCCCTCTGCGCGGGGAAGGCGGACGCAGCGGCGCTGGCGACCCTGTCGTACGTCCTGGCGCATGATAAGTGCGGCGCCGAGGTGATCCTGAACTCCATCCGACGGGGCAGCGCGACGTATAACGGCCAGATCCTGGTCCGGTCGGACAGCGGCATCAACAGCGTGGCCGATTTAAAGGGGAAGCGCTTCGCGTTCACGGACCCGGCATCCACGTCGGGGTACCTGTACGCGGCCGCTCTGCTGAAGGCCAATGGCGTGGATCCCGCCAAGGACCTGGCGGAGGCCATCTTCGCCGGCTCCCACAACGCGGCCGCCCTGGCGGTGTACAACGGCCAGGTGGACGCCGCGGCCACCTATGTGGATGTCCGCAATAGCCTGGAGAAGACCTTCCCGGACATCAAGGAGAAGACGAAGGTCATCGCCCAGACGGATCCCATCCCCAACGACACCATCACCGTGCGCAAGGATATGCCCGCCGACGTCAAGGAGAAGTTCAAGCAGGCGTTGCTGGCGGTGATGGAGACGGAGGAGGGGAAGCAGGCCGGGTATGAGATCTACGAGTGGGACGGCCTGGCGGAGAGCAATGATTCCCTATTCGAGCCGGTGCGCGTGGCCGCGGCCGCGTTGGGCATCGAGCTGCAGAATTGGAAGGGCCAGTCGATCCCGTGGAAGTTCGGCCTGGTCACTGATGTGGGCCGCATCGACGATAAGAGCTTCAACGAGTCGTCGTGGAACGCGTTGCTGAACGCCCAGAAGCGCTACTATGCCGAGGTCAAGTACATCGTCTCCGTCGATCCCAAGGATTATGCCAAGAACATCGCCACCTTCGCCGAGGACGGGTATGATGTCATCGTGATCTCCGGCTTCGCGCTGGGGCCGGCCGCGCTGGAGGCCGCGTTGAAGTACCCGAACGTCAAGTTCATCGGCGTGGACATCGATGTGGAGGCTCTGGCGGCCCAGATGGGCGTGGATGTTCCGGACAATTTCGCCGGGCTCATCTTCGAGGAGGATAAAGCTGGCTTCCTGGCGGGCGCGCTGGCCGGCATGATGACGAAGACCAACGTCATCGGCTCCGTGCTGGGGACCGATCTGGTGCCGCCCGTCTGGCGCTTCGGCGAGGGGTATCGCGCAGGCGCCAAGTATGTGAATCCGGACGTGGAGGTCATCGTCGTCTACCATAGCGACGTCGGATTCGACAAGACCTTCGATGATCCGGAGTGGGGCAAGACCACGGCGCTGTCCATGATCGACAAGGGCGCGGACATCATCTTCGGGGCCGGCGGCAAGACCGGCAACGGCGCGCTGTTCGCCTGCGCCGAGACGAAGAAGTGCTACGCCATCGGCGTCGATCAGGATCAGTTCTACTCCCTGCCCGAGGTGCAGGATGTGATCATCACCAGCGCCATGAAGATGATCACGCCGGGCGTGGAGGCGCTGATCAAGCAGGCCGTGCGCGGCTCCTTCAAGGGCGGAAACTTCAAGGGCGAGGTCGGCCTGGCACCGTTCCACAATCTGGACGACGTGGTGCCGCAGGAGGTCCGGGATCGTCTGGCCGAGATCGAACAGGGCTTGAAGGACGGGACGATCCAGACCGGCGTGCCGCCCGCGAAGCCGCAGTAAGGGATGTCGTGTTGGGACGCGAAGGGGAAGAAGGGTGCGCCTTCTTCCCCTTTTTCGCATCGCAGGGAACGGATGCCAACGATCGGTGATGGGGAGGCGCTATGCAGGCTAGGCAGGGACGGATCAGCTGGGAACGCCTGGTCCAATCGCTGTTGATCCCCGTGCTCGCGGTGGTGACGGCCATCGTGGTCGGTGCCCTGGTGGTGTGGCTGACCGGGGGAGATCCCCTGCTGGCGTTTGAGGGGATGGCGGAGGGCGCATTTGGCAGCCGAAAGGCGTTGACGGAGACGGCGGTCGCGGCGACCCCTTACATCTTCGCCGGGCTGGCGGTGGCGCTGGCCTTCAAGGGAGGGCTCTTCAACATCGGGGC
This window harbors:
- the nifJ gene encoding pyruvate:ferredoxin (flavodoxin) oxidoreductase, giving the protein MTRTQVTIDGNEAAAYVAHKTNEVIAIYPITPSSPMGEHADAWSARGEKNIWGTIPLVVEMQSEGGAAGAVHGALQAGSLTTTFTASQGLLLMIPNMYKIAGELTSTVFHIAARSVATHALSIFCDHSDVMATRATGWAMLFSNSVQEVMDFALIAQASTLEARVPFLHVFDGFRTSHEIMKVEKLTEDDMRAMIDDDLVRAHRERALSPDRPFIRGTAQNPDVFFQARETINPYYLATPEIVQKTMDKFANLVGRQYHLFDYVGAPDAERVIVLMGSGCEAAEETVNYLVAQGEKVGLVKVRLYRPFSIKHFLAALPPTVKIVATLDRTKEPGAAGEPLYLDVVAAANEGMAEGIAPFKEMPKIIGGRYGLSSKEFTPAMIKGVFDEMANGQPKKHFTVGIIDDVAHTSLEYDPNFDIEPDDVVRAMFWGLGADGTVSANKNSIKIIGEETPNYAQGYFVYDSKKSGARTISHLRFGPRPIHSTYQIQKANFIAVHQFGFLEKYKVLENAIEGATFLLNAPYPPDEVWDHLPRAVQEQIINKKLKFYVIDAYDVAKQTGMGVRINTIMQTCFFAISGIIPQDEAIAKIKEAIRKTYGKRGEEIVRRNYAAVDAALAHLHEVKVPERATSTIEMPPVVPPEAPEFVQKVTAKMIAGEGDLLPVSSMPVDGTWPSGTTQWEKRNISLEVPVWEPDLCIQCGKCVLVCPHAVIRAKVYDKSALEGAPETFKSTKARWRELADKMYTIQVSVEDCTGCQLCVEVCPAKDKTQVGRKALNMAPQLPLREQERKNWDFFLKLPDIPHHDGLRFTNVKNVQLLRPLFEFSGACAGCGETPYLKLMSQLFGDRAIIANATGCSSIYGGNLPTTPWTFNNDGRGPAWSNSLFEDNAEFGLGMRLTIDKQTEYARELVDRMRDVIGPELADAILTADQSDEAGIDAQRQRVAELKAKLQGMDTPDAKNLLAVADFLVKKSVWIVGGDGWAYDIGYGGLDHVLASGRNVNVLVLDTEVYSNTGGQASKATPLAAVAKFAAGGKGTPKKDLGMMAMTYGNVYVAQVAMGANDAHTVRAFLEAESYDGPSLIIAYSHCIAHGIDMAKGLDQQKLAVETGYWLLYRYDPRRKAEGKNPLQLDSRAPKRPLKDYIYNEARYRMLVRSNPEVAEQLLQKAQEAVEEHWHKYEQLSKLG
- the phnD gene encoding phosphate/phosphite/phosphonate ABC transporter substrate-binding protein, whose protein sequence is MMQKRLFSLMTVLVVFSLLITACAGRATPTPAPAAPEEAQPTPKTEEAAPKPAEAPLGSEENPIQMVWVPSGDTQKILAGAEQLDALLAKQGIYVKSSVATSYAAAIEALCAGKADAAALATLSYVLAHDKCGAEVILNSIRRGSATYNGQILVRSDSGINSVADLKGKRFAFTDPASTSGYLYAAALLKANGVDPAKDLAEAIFAGSHNAAALAVYNGQVDAAATYVDVRNSLEKTFPDIKEKTKVIAQTDPIPNDTITVRKDMPADVKEKFKQALLAVMETEEGKQAGYEIYEWDGLAESNDSLFEPVRVAAAALGIELQNWKGQSIPWKFGLVTDVGRIDDKSFNESSWNALLNAQKRYYAEVKYIVSVDPKDYAKNIATFAEDGYDVIVISGFALGPAALEAALKYPNVKFIGVDIDVEALAAQMGVDVPDNFAGLIFEEDKAGFLAGALAGMMTKTNVIGSVLGTDLVPPVWRFGEGYRAGAKYVNPDVEVIVVYHSDVGFDKTFDDPEWGKTTALSMIDKGADIIFGAGGKTGNGALFACAETKKCYAIGVDQDQFYSLPEVQDVIITSAMKMITPGVEALIKQAVRGSFKGGNFKGEVGLAPFHNLDDVVPQEVRDRLAEIEQGLKDGTIQTGVPPAKPQ
- a CDS encoding DNA translocase FtsK; the protein is MTDRRGTSRRSVSASRRRTRGRGRRTRRGISWGAVARLALRGEVWGVLLVAAGLLTLISLPGADEGVITRWWVHNLRSAFGVGVYLIPVIFGVAGFRLVVGAVEGERDWQQPLGLAVFFLAFLSLAYVLSGEPSREAALAGRGGGLIGWKIGQMLVDGIGLVASAAVLVVVGVLALIWATHHTLEEFARWVVPFVEQLWQTWQARRAGVGQGAPLPSGKLPWHVRMRAWLRERFQPFSPEETSEAMAAKPPSSGRSAVAPTRSGPPRRGGPPSGDLLQGRVIGDAAGPQEWRLPSISEVLDESSEAEISREEIRERARIIEETLASFGVPVRVVEANQGPAVTQFGVQPGYIERKTKDGRVKQVKVKVSRIQALANDLALALSASPIRIEAPVPGRPIVGIEVPNVQTSMVSLRSLLESEEFQSLSAPLRIALGRDVSGQPVVADLASMPHLLIAGATGSGKSVCINSIIVTMLCTHTPETLRFLMIDPKMVELTGYNGIPHLIAPVVVDIERVVSALQWATREMERRYKLFAKARARNIEAYNEMLRAHGEPVLPYILVVIDELADLMMAAPEEVERTICRLAQMARATGIHLIIATQRPSVDVVTGLIKANFPARIAFAVVSQVDSRVILDTPGAERLLGRGDMLFMRPDSSKLERLQGAYVSDRELERLVRYWKGMNTPEEDQTGLVGVRGLATAPSVEPGDVVQRPLWEEMIERERKAAQRDDLYDKAVEVVREAGRASVSLLQRRLRIGYSRAARLIDMLEEEGIIGPDEGGPRGRKVLIPQDPDQEEEGQAGEDAPAGGGDSEVTPPRVWF